A genome region from Paradevosia shaoguanensis includes the following:
- a CDS encoding NAD(P)-binding domain-containing protein: MRPNPDTPPPPQSGIAIKTEIVVIGAGQAGLSSAYHLKRRGLDVGRGFIVLDQSPQAGGAWQFRWPSLTLSTVNRIHDLPGMSFAETVGEGADEVEAAIAVPRYFAEYEKAFGLEVVRPTTVLAVCERASRLRVETDRGHFSARGIINATGTWETPYIPDYPGRDRFKGRQLHTRDYRTAAEFVGQHVVIVGGGISAIQLLNEISTVTSTTWVTRREPIFREGGFTEEDGRAAVKLVEDRVRNGLPPNSVVSVTGLRNTPAIEAMRARGVLKRLPMFAEITEDGVRWDDGSVQHADVILWCTGFRSSLDHLAPLMLREPSGGITMTGRLATQVLKDPRIHLVGYGPSASTIGANRAGSAAASELMGFLGLPTAASTRATAAV; this comes from the coding sequence ATGCGCCCGAACCCCGACACGCCTCCGCCGCCCCAATCGGGCATTGCCATCAAGACCGAAATCGTCGTCATCGGAGCCGGGCAGGCGGGCCTGTCGTCGGCCTATCACCTCAAGCGTCGCGGGCTCGATGTCGGGCGCGGCTTCATCGTCCTCGATCAGTCGCCCCAGGCCGGCGGCGCCTGGCAGTTCCGCTGGCCATCGCTGACCCTGAGCACCGTCAACCGCATCCACGATCTTCCCGGCATGTCCTTCGCCGAAACGGTGGGCGAGGGCGCCGACGAGGTCGAAGCCGCCATCGCCGTGCCCCGCTACTTCGCCGAATACGAGAAGGCCTTCGGCCTGGAAGTCGTCCGCCCCACCACGGTGCTGGCTGTCTGCGAGCGCGCCAGCCGCCTGCGCGTCGAAACCGATCGCGGCCACTTCTCGGCACGAGGCATCATCAATGCCACGGGCACCTGGGAAACGCCGTATATCCCCGACTATCCCGGCCGCGACCGCTTCAAGGGCCGCCAGCTACACACCCGCGACTACCGCACCGCCGCCGAATTCGTCGGCCAGCATGTCGTTATCGTCGGCGGCGGCATATCGGCTATCCAGCTTCTCAACGAAATCTCGACGGTCACCTCCACCACCTGGGTCACCCGACGCGAGCCGATCTTCCGCGAAGGCGGCTTCACCGAGGAGGACGGCCGTGCCGCCGTAAAACTCGTTGAAGACCGCGTCCGCAACGGCCTGCCACCCAATTCCGTGGTTTCCGTCACGGGCCTGCGCAACACACCCGCCATCGAAGCCATGCGCGCCCGCGGCGTCCTCAAGCGCCTGCCGATGTTTGCCGAAATCACCGAAGACGGCGTGCGCTGGGACGATGGCAGCGTCCAGCATGCCGACGTCATCCTCTGGTGCACCGGCTTCCGCTCCTCGCTCGATCACCTCGCGCCCCTGATGCTGCGTGAACCGAGCGGCGGCATCACCATGACTGGCCGGCTCGCCACCCAGGTCCTCAAGGACCCGCGCATCCATCTCGTTGGTTATGGCCCCTCGGCCTCCACCATCGGCGCCAACCGCGCGGGTAGCGCCGCCGCTTCCGAACTCATGGGCTTTCTCGGCCTGCCCACAGCGGCGTCGACCCGTGCCACGGCGGCAGTTTGA
- a CDS encoding SHOCT domain-containing protein, which translates to MTFSSNFWEFLWLIVSTFFFIAYLVVLFQIIVDLFRDRSLGGFAKAIWVIFLIVFPLITALVYLIARGGGMADRQSQQVNEAREEADAYIKRVAGTNAADQIASAKVLLDQGTITQAEFEKLKAKALA; encoded by the coding sequence ATGACCTTTTCTTCCAATTTCTGGGAATTTCTCTGGCTGATCGTCTCCACGTTCTTCTTCATCGCCTACCTCGTGGTGCTGTTCCAGATTATCGTCGACCTGTTTCGCGATCGCTCGCTTGGCGGCTTCGCCAAGGCGATCTGGGTTATCTTCCTCATCGTCTTCCCGCTGATCACGGCGCTCGTCTACCTCATCGCACGCGGCGGTGGCATGGCCGACCGGCAGTCCCAGCAGGTCAACGAAGCGCGTGAGGAGGCGGATGCCTATATCAAGCGCGTCGCCGGCACCAACGCCGCCGACCAGATCGCCAGCGCCAAGGTCCTGCTCGACCAGGGCACGATCACCCAGGCCGAGTTCGAAAAGCTCAAGGCCAAGGCGCTCGCCTGA
- a CDS encoding helix-turn-helix domain-containing protein, with protein MGQITFWTSGRGVYRIEDQVWDFSAPTASFVPSNVVHGFTIEPGTDALVVSVADGMLKQLAAQTSLALDGPVFVGGEPHSPAWTGLADTLAMIAREYRQGVRNDDILTNLVAVSLSYIARLNADRPSIASSPALALALAFRRSVDEHFREGWPMEKYVDLLGTTPHLLDKASRQVLKMPPKEVVLSRRLLEAKRLLLFTIRSVEDIALETGFRDPAYFSRFFRLREGEAPAAWRRRNG; from the coding sequence ATGGGGCAGATCACCTTCTGGACCAGCGGCCGGGGTGTCTATCGCATCGAGGACCAGGTCTGGGACTTTTCGGCGCCGACTGCGAGCTTCGTCCCCAGCAATGTCGTCCATGGTTTCACCATCGAGCCGGGTACGGACGCGCTGGTCGTCTCCGTCGCCGACGGCATGCTCAAGCAACTGGCCGCCCAGACGAGCCTGGCGCTCGATGGCCCCGTCTTCGTCGGTGGCGAGCCGCACTCGCCAGCCTGGACCGGACTTGCCGACACTCTGGCCATGATCGCACGAGAATACCGCCAGGGCGTCCGCAACGACGACATCCTGACCAACCTCGTCGCCGTCTCGCTCTCCTACATAGCCCGCCTCAATGCCGACCGGCCGAGCATCGCCTCGTCTCCCGCGCTGGCGCTCGCTCTGGCATTCCGTCGCTCGGTCGACGAGCATTTCCGCGAGGGCTGGCCGATGGAAAAATATGTCGATCTTCTCGGCACCACGCCGCACCTACTCGACAAGGCCTCCCGCCAGGTCCTCAAGATGCCGCCCAAGGAAGTGGTGCTCAGCCGGCGCCTGCTGGAAGCCAAGCGGCTCTTGCTTTTTACCATCCGTTCGGTGGAGGATATCGCGCTCGAGACCGGCTTCAGGGACCCGGCCTATTTCTCCCGCTTCTTCCGTCTGCGCGAAGGCGAAGCGCCCGCTGCCTGGCGGCGTCGCAACGGCTAG